In one Ictalurus punctatus breed USDA103 chromosome 19, Coco_2.0, whole genome shotgun sequence genomic region, the following are encoded:
- the LOC128635422 gene encoding deleted in malignant brain tumors 1 protein-like, which produces MVDAAVVCRVLRCGEAVNAPQNAHFGPGSGPIWMVYVECRGSESILKNCGSFGRGEPYGCGHGLDAGVTCSGHRMSRLTAGPHRCSGRVEVFHGGSWFTVCDADFDQQDAEVVCRELGCGIPVEVRGSAAFGRGEVQVWTEELQCRGNESEITFCPTSSSLKHSNCSHYNDVGLICSGEVS; this is translated from the exons ATGGTCGATGCtgcagtggtgtgtagagtGCTGCGCTGTGGGGAGGCTGTAAATGCACCACAAAACGCTCACTTTGGACCAGGATCAGGACCAATCTGGATGGTTTATGTGGAGTGTAGAGGATCAGAGTCGATACTGAAGAACTGTGGATCATTTGGGAGGGGGGAACCTTATGGCTGTGGTCATGGTCTTGATGCTGGAGTCACCTGCTCAG gTCACAGAATGTCGAGACTCACTGCTGGTCCTCACCGGTGCTCTGGGAGAGTGGAGGTGTTTCATGGAGGTTCCTGGTTCACAGTGTGTGATGCTGACTTTGACCAGCAGGATGCAGAGGTTGTGTGTCGAGAGCTGGGCTGTGGGATTCCTGTGGAGGTGCGGGGATCAGCTGCTTTTGGCCGAGGGGAGGTTCAGGTGTGGACAGAGGAGCTTCAGTGTAGAGGAAATGAATCTGAGATTACCTTCTGTCCAACATCATcttcactcaaacactcaaactGCTCCCATTACAACGATGTGGGATTAATATGTTCTGGTGAAGTATCATGA
- the LOC108261687 gene encoding scavenger receptor cysteine-rich type 1 protein M130, producing MRSADVLCAQLGCGSAVAVVEVDWFGEGSGHIWADVFDCQGKETHLSQCGISSWSGAACSHKHDAGVICNGSSVAFHEGRVRLSGGSECQGEVEIYFRQDWRRVLLDSWSLSEASVLCRQLGCGSVLNYRSSPSTTEHKHMCVMGFSCSGSEAHLRNCSSAKPVNCSSGEQLYITCSGPRSIRLVGSGGDCAGRLEVFHSGSWGTVCDDSWDIEDAQVVCRQLQCGVALSTHIPAWFGPGTGSIWLNEVECEGNETSLWNCRFQLCEEGECGHQEDVGVVCSEFKEIRLTEGCEGNLEVFYNGTWGNVCHNQMELETVDMVCRELNCGRREHLDSARARVESAPDWLDYLKCRKHDSNLWQCPSSPWGQNRCDNRDEVARITCTDDGKSLRTQEKCSSFPSQKHCSSKDI from the exons ATGAGATCTGCAGATGTTCTCTGTGCACAGCTGGGTTGTGGGAGTGCTGTGGCTGTGGTGGAGGTCGACTGGTTTGGGGAGGGGAGTGGCCACATCTGGGCTGATGTGTTTGACTGTCAGGGGAAGGAGACACACCTATCACAATGTGGCATCTCATCATGGAGTGGAGCTGCATGCTCTCATAAACACGATGCTGGAGTCATCTGTAATG GATCATCCGTGGCGTTTCATGAGGGGCGAGTGCGGTTGTCTGGAGGAAGCGAGTGTCAGGGGGAGGTGGAGATTTATTTCAGGCAGGACTGGAGGAGAGTTCTCCTGGACTCGTGGAGTCTGTCTGAGGCGTCTGTGCTCTGCAGACAGCTGGGCTGTGGCTCCGTGCTGAACTACCGCTCCTCTCCATCCACcactgaacacaaacacatgtgtGTAATGGGTTTCAGCTGCTCTGGGAGTGAAGCTCATCTCAGGAACTGCAGCAGTGCAAAACCTGTCAACTGCAGCTCCGGGGAGCAGCTGTACATCACCTGCTCAG GCCCCAGGTCCATCAGGCTGGTTGGTTCTGGGGGAGACTGTGCAGGAAGGTTGGAGGTTTTCCACAGCGGCTCGTGGGGGACAGTGTGTGATGACTCGTGGGATATTGAGGATGCGCAGGTGGTGTGCAGACAGCTGCAGTGTGGAGTGGCCCTCAGTACCCACATACCAGCCTGGTTTGGTCCTGGAACTGGGTCCATATGGCTGAATGAGGTGGAGTGTGAGGGGAACGAGACGTCCCTGTGGAACTGCAGATTTCAGCTGTGTGAAGAGGGTGAATGTGGACACCAGGAGGACGTAGGAGTCGTGTGCTCAG AGTTTAAAGAGATCCGACTAACGGAGGGATGTGAGGGGAATCTGGAAGTGTTCTACAATGGAACCTGGGGTAATGTGTGTCACAATCAGATGGAGTTAGAAACAGTAGATATGGTGTGTCGAGAGCTGAACTGTGGAAGACGTGAACATTTGGACTCGGCCAGAGCGAGAGTCGAATCTGCTCCTGACTGGCTGGATTATCTGAAGTGTAGGAAACACGACTCTAATCTGTGGCAGTGTCCATCTTCACCCTGGGGACAGAACAGATGTGATAATCGTGATGAGGTGGCTCGTATTACCTGCACAG atgATGGAAAGTCTCTACGTACACAAGAAAAGTGCTCTTCATTTCCCTCTCAGAAACACTGCTCAAGTAAGGATATATAA